In Procambarus clarkii isolate CNS0578487 chromosome 50, FALCON_Pclarkii_2.0, whole genome shotgun sequence, one genomic interval encodes:
- the LOC123772724 gene encoding FYVE and coiled-coil domain-containing protein 1 isoform X4, whose amino-acid sequence MAPVGEDESSRDCPESPGHDTQHVNMETCLEVTSLHERLALLEGDNATLRASCASLQHKLCEAEQDSTVSSSCKETDATRCQTPYRCVRCDQLSEELRLGTSKCTDLQRLNQELENQITELQTKVDSLETKEIYLKNQNAHLDKKLQEMLSAGEKLSTGMHELLKETCSSAVPTVQLVTVMHEQCAASEQPNVLSQLDTNSSLSPQEIFDQCHHKLENLEKENEMLREQCRAAEMEKTALRTNIRKVSANWFERKTRVSDSDTESHPSGEGVDGQDSSSSYEEVGIQVPESVPEPRLMIKKLEDIPKLLAEITFATGKLDLTERMCCELRRRVKDYETVIDDQEIIIHGLKDQLDTYFNDNQKMSHQLSALTKLFEDLELTEKTRVNAVNPPDNSTTSFTNLPSEEDFKAMSNSVSKTYIKLRELIFEKKSLVTEIERLKVLNVELQRRVTQQETRLVSVSDALHTTWLLVSDMKAQHAKLHSEESVLRYELKEKRELLHRLRDELECSREQWHKIRQMNSESEEAWNTLREELNERRRIAERAAETDGGEYAATEDKGAVVAPHSYSEFEPPVDLLLDMAIEYGVVDADDDTSTSMVAAMSGEDMHASRLQDLEEQCSYLYQKLMASTARSLTLASRLSALHQHYGSSDEDDDDEEDDNDDNDDEDYENDEENYDINHMESEIVSPEPESSDTAYVSEADTGSGASGPPGNLSEEEGTTAAGSADEAFSPTDEPAEAEGDLSKRLINFLPRKIEILHRDNKKLEERCNLLLDEKTRCEAQLTEALEAERRLRQQMEEKLEHLGKCVDELKLERNGKISEAEEKLKQKVASLSQREEEYENLQKEIDLLKDKYEERGKLLHIASDRIKELESAQHATEASTKVTLSELSQAHKQISELQALQSRLNSEEEQLKEEMLNLQEQLADLKFQVSSKEMEREAAVKENVKHSEALTAATSEINEQEARITKLEEQTASQKQLLLSQEHKHSSRVNELTDSLAERDAHCCDLDERLQQAEASLTTTQQSLSETQSELNTAKDSSHQLSDDNMQLREKIIQLLREKDALWQANIRLEGAAGCGRSWMDNSSAQKCLGCNVTFSLTRRRHHCRTCGRIFCTGCSDNWIMTPASSRRVRVCDDCFSIQAELATIIASPATQLFTSTLEGLTGSSLESGTLATDTSRSSHPLPIGSQDPDDDEFAMIDDDEVQNSRLSSSPSSGSPASSSDVITETRATKEILTPDSLSSSPPTNAEAWVGAGTRVLVPVDLPPGVILHWNFVSEPKSVSFAVLHQPEANSHQEPEAGAASQQRILIPTTRVASTQGAAVKGRLLTKQPGVYTLVFDNSFSRFTAKKVTYSLRLENQESSEDTSAAHPAPRTPSPTLPTLPSP is encoded by the exons ATGGCTCCGGTGGGGGAAGACGAGTCGTCTCGTGATTGCCCTGAAAGCCCAGGACACGACACTCAACACGTCAATATGGAGACCTGTCTAGAGGTGACCTCCTTACATGAGCGTCTGGCTCTTCTGGAGGGCGATAACGCCACGCTTCGAGCATCGTGTGCTTCCTTACAGCACAAACTCTGTGAG GCCGAGCAGGATTCCACTGTTTCTAGTTCGTGTAAAGAAACAGATGCAACCAGATGCCAGACTCCTTACAGGTGTGTTAGGTGTGATCAGTTGTCTGAGGAACTGAGGCTCGGTACATCCAAGTGCACCGACTTGCAGCGCCTGAATCAAGAATTGGAAAACCAAATTACTGAACTGCAGACAAAAGTAGATTCATTAGAAACAAaagaaatatatttaaaaaatcaaaaTGCACATCTGGATAAAAAGTTGCAAGAGATGCTGAGTGCAGGTGAGAAACTCAGTACTGGCATGCACGAGTTGCTCAAAGAAACGTGCTCTTCTGCCGTGCCCACTGTTCAGCTGGTCACTGTGATGCATGAGCAGTGTGCCGCCTCAGAGCAGCCCAATGTGCTCTCCCAGCTAGACACAAATTCCTCATTGTCCCCCCAGGAAATCTTCGACCAATGCCACCACAAGTTGGAAAATTTGGAGAAGGAAAATGAAATGTTACGG GAACAATGTCGTGCAGCAGAAATGGAGAAGACTGCTCTAAGGACGAATATACGTAAGGTTAGTGCCAATTGGTTTGAGCGTAAGACCCGTGTGAGTGATAGTGACACAGAATCTCACCCCAgtggggaaggtgttgatggccaGGATTCCTCCAGTAGTTACGAAGAGGTGGGAATCCAGGTGCCAGAGTCGGTGCCAGAGCCCCGTCTCATGATTAAGAAATTGGAGGACATTCCCAAACTTTTAGCAGAAATCACTTTTGCAACAGGAAAACTTGACCTGACAGAAAGAATGTGTTGTGAACTTAGAAGACGTGTTAAAGATTATGAAACTGTCATTGATGACCAGGAAATTATAATTCATGGTTTGAAAGATCAGCTAGATACGTACTTTAATGATAATCAGAAAATGTCCCACCAATTAAGTGCATTAACAAAATTGTTCGAAGACCTGGAACTTACTGAAAAGACACGCGTTAATGCAGTCAATCCTCCAGATAACAGTACCACATCTTTCACTAACTTACCATCAGAAGAAGATTTTAAGGCAATGTCTAACAGTGTTAGTAAGACTTATATTAAATTACGAGAgcttatatttgagaaaaaatcTCTTGTTACAGAAATAGAGCGTTTGAAAGTGCTCAATGTGGAACTCCAGCGACGCGTAACTCAGCAAGAAACAAGGCTCGTTAGTGTTTCCGATGCCCTTCACACCACTTGGCTGTTAGTTTCAGACATGAAAGCACAACATGCCAAACTCCACTCTGAAGAGTCTGTACTGCGGTACGAGCTGAAGGAAAAGAGAGAGCTCCTTCATCGCTTGAGGGATGAGTTAGAGTGCTCACGTGAACAGTGGCATAAAATTCGGCAAATGAATTCAGAGAGTGAGGAGGCATGGAATACTCTTAGAGAGGAACTTAATGAGCGAAGACGCATTGCAGAAAGAGCAGCAGAGACAGACGGTGGAGAGTACGCTGCAACAGAAGACAAAGGGGCAGTGGTTGCTCCTCATTCTTATTCTGAATTTGAACCACCTGTAGATTTATTGCTTGATATGGCCATTGAATATGGAGTTGTTGATGCTGATGATGACACCTCCACATCAATGGTTGCTGCTATGTCAGGAGAGGATATGCATGCCTCACGTTTACAAGACCTGGAGGAGCAGTGTAGTTATCTGTACCAAAAGCTGATGGCATCTACAGCACGTTCATTGACTCTGGCATCCAGGCTGTCTGCTCTTCATCAGCATTATGGTTCCAGTGATGAAGATGACGATGATGAAGAAGACGATAATGACGACAACGATGATGAAGACTACGAAAATGACGAGGAAAACTACGACATCAATCACATGGAATCAGAAATAGTGAGCCCTGAACCAGAGAGCTCAGACACAGCATATGTGAGCGAGGCAGACACAGGATCAGGTGCTTCAGGTCCTCCTGGGAATTTGTCTGAGGAAGAAGGAACCACTGCAGCAGGAAGTGCTGATGAGGCATTTTCCCCAACAGATGAACCTGCAGAGGCTGAAGGTGATCTCAGTAAACGACTCATCAATTTCCTTCCTAGGAAGATTGAAATTCTCCACAGGGATAACAAGAAGCTTGAAGAACGGTGCAATCTACTCCTTGATGAGAAGACTCGCTGCGAGGCGCAGCTGACGGAAGCCCTTGAAGCCGAGAGGAGACTTAGGCAGCAGATGGAAGAAAAGTTGGAACATTTGGGCAAGTGTGTCGATGAGCTCAAACTAGAACGCAATGGCAAG ATAAGTGAGGCAGAAGAGAAGCTGAAGCAGAAGGTTGCATCACTAAGCCAACGAGAAGAGGAGTATGAAAACCTTCAAAAGGAGATAGACCTTCTCAAAGATAAATATGAAGAGAGAGGGAAATTACTTCATATAGCATCTGACAGAATTAAAGAG CTTGAGTCAGCACAACATGCAACTGAAGCCTCGACGAAGGTCACCCTCTCTGAGCTCAGCCAGGCCCATAAGCAA ATTAGTGAGCTGCAGGCACTTCAAAGCAGATTAAACAGTGAAGAAGAGCAACTCAAAGAAGAAATGCTGAACTTGCAGGAGCAGCTTGCAGACTTGAAATTCCAAGTTTCGTCAAAGGAAATGGAACGGGAAGCAGCAGTGAAG GAAAACGTAAAACATTCTGAAGCGCTTACTGCTGCAACATCTGAAATTAATGAACAGGAAGCAAGAATCACGAAGCTGGAGGAACAGACTGCATCACAGAAACAGCTCTTGCTCTCTCAGGAACATAAACACTCCTCTCGAGTTAATGAGCTCACAGACAGTTTAGCCGAGCGAGACGCCCATTGTTGTGATCTAGATGAACGGCTACAGCAG GCCGAGGCTTCATTGACGACGACACAGCAGAGCCTCTCTGAGACACAGAGTGAACTAAACACAGCCAAGGACTCGTCTCACCAGCTCTCTGATGACAACATGCAGCTCAGAGAAAAAATTATCCAGTTGCTTAG AGAGAAGGATGCCCTCTGGCAAGCTAATATTCGTCTAGAAGGTGCTGCGGGATGCGGCCGATCTTGGATGGACAACAGCAGTGCCCAGAAGTGTCTAGGATGCAATGTGACATTCTCTCTAACACGTAGACGTCATCACTGCCGTACCTGTGGCCGCATCTTCTGTACCGGCTGCTCCGACAACTGGATCATGACCCCAGCGTCAAG TCGAAGAGTGAGGGTCTGCGATGACTGCTTCTCCATACAAGCCGAACTGGCAACAATTATAGCATCTCCAGCCACGCAGCTCTTCACCAGCACACTTGAAGGAT TGACTGGAAGTTCATTGGAGAGTGGAACATTGGCAACAGATACCTCAAGATCTTCTCATCCGCTACCCATTGGCTCCCAAGACCCTGACGACGATGAGTTTGCTATGATAGATGATGATGAAGTACAAAATTCGCGGCTATCATCAAGTCCAAGCAGTGGGTCTCCTGCAAGCAGTAGTGATGTGATAACAGAAACACGGGCTACTAAGGAAATCCTCACCCCAGATTCTTTAAGTTCTTCACCACCCACAAATGCTGAG GCGTGGGTGGGAGCAGGGACACGAGTCCTGGTACCTGTAGACCTGCCACCTGGTGTCATCCTTCACTGGAACTTTGTGTCTGAACCTAAG AGTGTGTCATTTGCTGTGCTGCACCAACCTGAGGCCAACAGCCATCAAGAGCCAGAAGCTGGAGCAGCTAGTCAACAACGGATACTGATTCCAACCACGAGAGTAGCTTCAACACAAGGAGCTGCTGTCAAGGGTCGTTTACTTACCAAGCAGCCAGGTGTATACACCCTTGTCTTTGATAATTCATTTTCCAG